The Fluviispira sanaruensis sequence GGAAACTGAACGGCAAAAGTTATACAAAAACTTTATACGCATTCAACCACACAATAGCATATTAGCAGTTTCATTTAAAGGAGTTGGGGATTCTTTACAAAAAATTTGTACATTACAAGAAAATACAGACGCCGGACCTATTTATTTAGGCAAAGATAAAATAAAACGTTTATTTGTTTCAAACCCAATTCCACTTATCCAAGAAATTCAAAATGCGGGTTATATACATATTGAAGCTATCCATTGGGCTATCCCAGACTCTAATATAATCGGAGAAGACTCAGTCTTTATAGGTCTTATTGCGGAGAAACCTTAGTCCATGTCTTATTTCTTTAAACTTGAAGTGAATAATTTTAATATTTCAATTACTTTTACATTTGAATCTTTTTCTTTTTGCTTAATAATTGCATCAATTGTCTTTTGTAATTCAGGCAAATTCGATAAAGATGAATCTTCAATCACACCCATAGTCCATTTATGAAAAACCCTTGAATCAGTTCCTTCATTCAATAAGACCTCTATATTTTTATGACGCAAATCTCTTTTAATTTTACTAAAAATGTCTACAACATTCTTGATATCACCTTCTAAAAGTTGGAGAAAAAAAATCCCCCTTCGAATTAATATTCCTGTGATATTGTGATCTGTATTATTTTTATGAGCAGAACTTAATATTTTTTCCAGTTCACCTTCACCAAACTTTTGAGTTTGCTCACTCCTATATAATACCCTATGAAGATTTGTTGCTTTTTTCATAAAAACCTTCTAATAAAAATAATATATTCAAAAAAAACACTTAACCTTTATCGGAAAAAAATACAAAATCAATATTTATTCCGATAATCAATCCAAAGAACATATAACCTCTAGATTTTTTTGTTCTTTTCGAATTAATTCGTTAATTTGTAAAATAATTTTCGGACTTAATTTTTTAGAAAATCCTAAATATAATGAAGTTTCTTTTGGCACAAAAATATATTCTTGAATATTGCATACCGCAATTGAACGATGCGTAACTTTCATCTCGATAAATGATTGTTCCGTTACAAGCGAGAAAATATCTATATTTTCTTTTCGCAATTCAAAAAATGCGCGCGCTAATGGGAACTCATAAAACTCTATTTTATAATTCCCTCCTAAACCCAAATGATTTAATAATTTATTAAATAAAATTCCAACTAGTTTATTAAATTTATTTTTAAAGACAAAAGGAAATGCTTCGAAGTAACCAATCTTTATTACCTTTTGATTAGCGTTGGCACAGAATTGCATAAAAAGTATTAAAATTAAAATATATTTCAATTTTGTCCTCCCCTCAGCATTATGTCACCTATTTGTATTTTTCCATGCTATCCTGTAAAAATCCATTGAAACGGGATGCAACAAAATAGTATCTCGTTTTTGTTCGTTAAGGGTTTTTATAAATTCCAAAATAAAAATTCGCGACAGCTTGGATTGTTTAAGGAAAAAACTATGAAAAAACTCATTAATGGCATTACAGAATTTAGAAAAAAAGTATTACCTGGTTACAGAGATACCTTTGCACGATTGGCTTTAGGGCAGTCACCAGATGCTTTATTTATTGCCTGTTCTGATAGCCGAGTGGTGCCAAACTTATTTGCGTCTACTGACCCAGGAGACCTGTTTGTTGTTAGAAATGTTGGAAACCTCATTCCCCCTTGCAGTCGCAATGGTTTCTCGGTTGGAGATGAGTCCGAAGCAGCTGCGATCGAATTTTCCATCACGCAACTCAGAGTTTCAAGTATCATCATCTGTGGACATTCTGAATGTGGAGCTATGCAATCGCTGGTTAAAAATAGAAATGCTATTTCATCTCCAAATTTGCGCTCTTGGCTGCAATATGGCGAGCCCGCATTGCAAAAAATGCTTGATGGATTTGAAATAAATCCGGGATTACAACCACACAATCAACTTTCTCAAATTAATGTGCTCGAACAGAAAATTCATTTAGAGTCATATCCAATTGTTCAGGATCTTATTAAAAGTGGAAATTTACGAATCTGCAGCTGGTGGTTTGATATAGCAACTGCAGATGTTTATTCTTACAATGATGAAAAAAGAAGATTTGTGCTGCTTGATGATGAAGAGGCAGCAAGGATATTGGCAGAAAGCTCTAATTAAATTTAGCTAGAACAGCTTGAGCTTCTCCAGAAGATTCTCCAGAAACAAAAAGACTCCCTTCGCTTGTTGATGTTAAATTTACAAAATTCGCATCTAAATCTAGAGAATCGCCAAGTACAATTCCTTCTTGACCAAACGCAGTATTTAAAGAACCATTTGGATCATATTTTGCAAGAATAAATTGATTATTTGCTGTTTTATCTTTAGATAGACCAACCGCCAATATAGAACCATCATCCTGCAAAATTTGTTTGGTCAAATAATCATTTTGTAAGATTTTTGTAAATACAATTCCATTTGTACCAAATGAATTCGAAAGAGATCCATTTGGTTTGTATTTTGCTAATGTAATAACATAGCTACTTTCGCTTAAGTATTTCTGGATAGAATATCCGCCTACAAATAAGGAACCATCTACTCCTACAGATAGAGAAGTGATATTTGCATTGTTACCAATTTTTGTTTGCACAATTCCATTTTGTCCAAATGTTTTATTCAGAGATCCATCAGAAAAGTATTTTGCTAGGGTGAATTGATTATTTAGATCTGCATTTTGTGATACTCCAGCAGCTATAATCAAACCATCTTTTTTTGCATGAATACTTGTTACATTAGCTGAAACTCCAATTTGAGTTTTAGTCACTCCCTGTGTACCAAATTTTGTTACAATATTTCCTTTCAAATCATATTTAGCAATCGTAAATACTTTTGCATTTGCTCCACGCGATGTTTTTGCAATCGAATAGCCTCCTAGAATAATCGCATTATTATATGAAATTGTATGCGCAGATGCTAAGACAATAGAAGGATCAACAACAATAATTCCCGAGCTACCAAAAGACGTATTTAAAGTACCATCTGGTTGGTAACTCGCAAGAACTGTTTGATACTGATCGGGCGCTAAGGCAGCTTTACCAAAAGCTATTATACTTCCATCGTTCAAAACCGATATAGAAAGTATTTCTGAAGATATTCCTATTTTAGTATGAACAACTCCATTACTACCAAAAGAATCATCAAGGGTACCATCAGAATTAAATTTTACCAGTGTAAACGCAGTAAAATTATCTTCAGTCACTGAACTTCCTGCGCTTAATATTGCGCCATCTAACAAAGCTATTGATTTATTAAACTTATTATGACTTGTGCCAAAACTAACTTTTACAACACCTTTTTCGCCAAAAGTCTCATCTAATTCTCCCGTTTGAGTTGCAAATGAATTTGCTAAAAAATGAGATAAATGTTGTGAATTGTAGATTTTACTTGCTGATGCTGAATTTGATGAAATAAGAGAAAGTGTCAATACCGATAGAAATATCGAATATTTAATTTGGCGTATCTTCATATATCCTCCTAAAATTCGTAGATGATATTGATCAACAAGACCTCTGTTACTTTATTATAATTTTTTTTTATGTCAATTAATTTTTAGTAATAAAATTTTAATAAAATATAAATTCATTTTTTATTAAAAAATATTTTACTTACTTTATATAATTATTTATAGGTATTTCAAATAATCTAATTTGAAAATATAATCAATCAACAATTCCTTCAATTTTTAAAGTATTCTTTACATATATGTTGTTTTTAATATTTTCATAAACATAATTTATATTTTTAAACTCAGAAATATCTATTTTTAAAAAACGAACTGAATTCAAAATTGTTAATAAATATGCATCACAAACACTAAAATTACTCCCTAGACAATAATCTTTATTATCTAATCGCAATTCTGCAACTTTCAATTTATCTTTTAAAAGCGTAATAAATTTATTTTTTAACTCGTTTCTTGCTTTATCCTCACTCACATAGTCATCTATTAACCAAATAGGATTTATTGATTTATGCAGTTCAGAAGTTATAAAACCAAGCCACTCTATTGCTTTGTAACGCTCAAATGTGCCCGCTTTAGGAATAAGTTTTAACTCAGGTTTATAATCCCCTAAAAATTGTAAAATAGCTGAATTTTCAGTGAGAATGACTCCATCATCTAAAAGGAGAATGGGGACATTACCCAAAGCATTTAATTTTAAAAAATCGGGAGTTCTATTTTCACCTTTGATAAGGTCAACAACACTCGCTGTGTATTGAATCCCCAGCATTTCAAGTATGACATGAGCACCTAAAGAACTTGCAAACTTAGCATAATAGAGCTTCATATTTTTTCCTTTACATTATTTATATTCTAATTTAATATCAATTCGTTAAAATTGTCTATTTCAGTATATTCTAATTTAAGCATGTAAAGTTAAAATTTATGTATGAAAATAATAAACAACAAGAATTAATTGAAGGAGTTGATTTCTATTTCAACGAAGATGGCTTTATGGTTTTTACTCAATTATTTCATATAAAAAGAGGTTACTGCTGTGAAAATGATTGTAAGCATTGTCCGTATACTGTGCATCCCAGTGTTCCGTTTGAATGAGTGTTTTAATTTATTTCATCACTTTCATATACCACTGGCCAAAGTTCTTCTGGGATAAGCATTTCTTCTTGACTCAATAAACAGCTATTGAGTTTTTCCATAATCTTATTTTTTTCTAGATTCTGCCCGATAAAAACAACCTCTTGGTACAAATCATCAGATTCACCATATTGTTCAACACGGCATGAGCTCCCTGCTTGTGACCAATATTCTAAAGATTTTGGTGAGTTTGCCAGCCAAAGAAAGCCTTTTGAACGAATTATGCCTTCAGATTCATTATTCATAAAATCCCAAAATCTTTTTGGATGGAAGGGTTTATCCGCCTTATAAACAAAACTTGATATTCCATACTCTTCTGTTTCGGGAGTGTGTGCCCCTCTCTCTTCTAATAACCAATTTGCATTTTGTTCTGCATCAGAAAATTTAAAAAGATTTGTTGATAAAACTTCATTTAGAGGAACATTGCTATTTATTGACGTCATTATTTTTGCATTTGGATTTAACCTTCTGATGATTGAATTGAGTTCTTCATGTTCATCTTTGCTTACCAAATCTATTTTATTAATAATTATAATATTAGAAAATTCAATCTGTGCTATTAATAAATCAGATATATTTCGATCATCTTCTTCATTTAAGCCAATTTTTTTTTCATTCAGATATTCTGAAGAGCAGTAATCAATTAAAAATTGTGATGCATCAACAACAGTTATACAGGCATCTAATTCTGCAAAATCTGCTAGACTTTTGCCATTTTCATCCTCAAAGGTAAACGTTTCTGCAACAGGCATGGGTTCCGAAATTCCGGAAGATTCTATTATCAGTGCATCGAATTTTTGTGTTTGTGAGAGTTTTGCAATTTCAATTAATAAATCTTCACGCAGAGTGCAACAAATACAGCCATTCGTCATTTCAACTAACTTTTCTTCCGTTCGCGAAAGTGAAGCTGCTGTGCCTTTGACTAAAGTGGCATCGATGTTAACCTCGCTCATATCATTCACTATGACAGCTACTTTTAGATTACTTCTATTATTTAAAATATGGTTCAGGAGAGTTGTTTTCCCTGCTCCCAGAAAGCCAGAGAGAAGAGTGACTGGTAATTTAGTTGAATTCATTAAGAAACCTCATTCTTGAATCATTTGCAAAAATTTTGCAATAAGCTTTTACAATGAGAGTGATTAGAAATCAAGTTAATTGCAAAAAAATTGCAATTAACTTGATTTATTAATAATTATAGGTGCTTGTCAGATTTTACCAATCATTTCAATAATAACATCCTCCGCATTTTCAAACCCTTTCGGATTTGCAACATAGAATCCATATTCTGTTGAACAGCCACTGTGCTTAAATCCCTCAAATGATGTAAAATGAGGGTTAAAACCAGACCGAATATTTTTAAATAATAATTTATCTCTAGCATTTGGTATATTACAGTATATATCTACAAATGCTTTATTCAAATTTATATCTTCTTTTGTCTGAAATTTAAATTCAAATGATTTAAAGTTTTCATTATCAATTTTATTAAAAAATACTTTAAACTGTGCAATATCTTCTGAAACTCTATCGATTCTTTGAATAAAGTTTATGTTGAAAATATGTTTCTTAGAGGTTGGTCGAAAATTTCCCCTTGCTATAATGAAATTTTCGAGAATATCAGTACTATAATCCTTTCTATATTTTTTATAACTTTTTTTAATATCGAAAAGTTTCTCTTTTGCTTCTATTATATTTATATCTTTAAGTTCATTGGCGGATAGTTGTGCTCGTCTTACTAAATTTGTATATTTTAAGGATTCAGGCGCCAAGATACTCAAACCTTCTAAGATATTAATATTTGCCTCTGTATTATTAATTATTTCTGCCAGCTGATTCTCCTGAGGTTTTGACATAGCTAAATCACTATATTTAATAGCTAAATCTCTATTGTATTTTTCAATATTAAAATATGTTTTAATATCGTTAAAAACATTTATGAGTTCTAATTCATCGTTTTTATGATCAAGTATTGAAAAATCAAGTAAATGATCACTACTATTTAATATTTTTTCTTTGCTATATTTCTTTGCTTCCGAATTTACGACTGCTAAATTGTTTAAATTATTTATATCAATTTGTGACTTAAAATCTTCAAGATATTCTATTAAATTAGAAAATGTTTTGTCACATTTATCCATATTATTAATATCGCATGAAACATCAGATTTTAATATTTGAGTTAACTTAAGAGGATCGCCCCCAAATTGAATCGCATCAATACTAATATGAGTTTTTTTCTTCATTTTTTTATTTAAAAATTGGGAATTAAAAGCAAAAGAAATTGTTTTGGGATTTTCTGCACCGAATAAGTTTGATATTGAAGATCCAACTTTTTTGGAGAATTCAATTTTATCTTCCAAAGAATCAAAATCTAGCTTAATAGTAATAACAAGTTTGGCGATTAAATCTTGCTTAATAATAAATTCATTCCCGCATTTATCCATGAACCCATAAAAATCTATCAATTTACCATTTTTATCAAAATATTTTTCCAACCCTTTTATAAGACGCTTTGGGTGATTTTCATCCAATTTTCTACTTTCAGGTCTAATTTCACTTACAAGTGTGTAATTCCAGCTCAGAGAATGCGCTTCAGATTGTTTGGCAAACTGAATGGCAATAGAAGAATCTGCAATTTTTATTGGCAATACAGAATCAAGAGTGCTTGTTATGGTTTTTAAGAGTTCTTTATAACTCTGGTTTTCAAGTCTATAGACATGCGACGTGTTGATTTGCTTAGGATTTAAAATCTCTGCTTGTACACATTTTCCTTGAACCGTATGAACATAGCTATTAAAACCCTGCAAAATGTCGATGGGTGATTCAAGCGGCGTGAGAATGCTACTATCTCTGTTTGTAAATGTATTACAGGGAATAATTTCATTGTGCTCAAATTGAGTTGAGTCAGAGCTGCACGAGTAAGGAATTAAGGACAAGAAAAACAAGCTTGCACATTTTCTTTTATTCATATTAAATCCATTTAAAAGAAAGAAAAAGACATTAATAACTATTTATTAATATTTAAATTTTAATAATTTTTAGCAATTCAAGAAATAAATTTGTATAATGTAAATAATTTACATTATACATTATGTATTTATTTACAATTTTATACAAATATTTTCAACAAAATTTTATATATTTTATTAAGTACGAGATATAAAAATTAATTATATATTTTTTAATATTTTTTTATAAAAATTAAATCTAGATAAAATTTCACAATAATAAAATTATGTTATATTTATAAGCGACTGAATTGGAAATTTATAAGCGCTGTTTTGTAAGAGATCCCTTCCGCGCAAAAAAGCGAGCTCTATCAAAAAGGAAAAACCGACGACTTGAGCTCCACTTTTTTCAATTATATTGGAACAAGCTTTTGCGGTTCCTCCTGTTGCTATCACATCATCCACAATCAAATAGCGCTCGCCAATATTTAATGCACTCTTTTGAATTTCAATTGAATCCGATCCATATTCTAAATTATAAGATTCATTTACTACAATTCCAGGCAATTTTCCTTTTTTTCGCGCTGCGATAAAAGGAAGATTCATTTGCAAGGCAAGGGGCAAGCCAAAGAAAAAACCACGACTTTCAATTCCAACTATATTTTGTACTTGCAATTCACGCGCAAATCCCACCATTTCTGCAATGACCTTTTTCATTGCTACAGGATCTCTGAGCAAAGGATTTATATCTTTAAAAATAACACCTTCTTTTGGAAAATTAGGTACATCTTGAATAATAGAAAGAAGCTCATTTTGAATATTCATAGGATATCCTTATCTCTATTGATCTCTCTCGCTAAAGAGTATTTTAAAAAATGTATTAGGAGTCGAGTTCATCGCTT is a genomic window containing:
- a CDS encoding BLUF domain-containing protein, which codes for MKKATNLHRVLYRSEQTQKFGEGELEKILSSAHKNNTDHNITGILIRRGIFFLQLLEGDIKNVVDIFSKIKRDLRHKNIEVLLNEGTDSRVFHKWTMGVIEDSSLSNLPELQKTIDAIIKQKEKDSNVKVIEILKLFTSSLKK
- a CDS encoding carbonic anhydrase, with the translated sequence MKKLINGITEFRKKVLPGYRDTFARLALGQSPDALFIACSDSRVVPNLFASTDPGDLFVVRNVGNLIPPCSRNGFSVGDESEAAAIEFSITQLRVSSIIICGHSECGAMQSLVKNRNAISSPNLRSWLQYGEPALQKMLDGFEINPGLQPHNQLSQINVLEQKIHLESYPIVQDLIKSGNLRICSWWFDIATADVYSYNDEKRRFVLLDDEEAARILAESSN
- a CDS encoding glutathione S-transferase N-terminal domain-containing protein, whose product is MKLYYAKFASSLGAHVILEMLGIQYTASVVDLIKGENRTPDFLKLNALGNVPILLLDDGVILTENSAILQFLGDYKPELKLIPKAGTFERYKAIEWLGFITSELHKSINPIWLIDDYVSEDKARNELKNKFITLLKDKLKVAELRLDNKDYCLGSNFSVCDAYLLTILNSVRFLKIDISEFKNINYVYENIKNNIYVKNTLKIEGIVD
- a CDS encoding DUF5522 domain-containing protein — its product is MYENNKQQELIEGVDFYFNEDGFMVFTQLFHIKRGYCCENDCKHCPYTVHPSVPFE
- a CDS encoding GTP-binding protein, which encodes MNSTKLPVTLLSGFLGAGKTTLLNHILNNRSNLKVAVIVNDMSEVNIDATLVKGTAASLSRTEEKLVEMTNGCICCTLREDLLIEIAKLSQTQKFDALIIESSGISEPMPVAETFTFEDENGKSLADFAELDACITVVDASQFLIDYCSSEYLNEKKIGLNEEDDRNISDLLIAQIEFSNIIIINKIDLVSKDEHEELNSIIRRLNPNAKIMTSINSNVPLNEVLSTNLFKFSDAEQNANWLLEERGAHTPETEEYGISSFVYKADKPFHPKRFWDFMNNESEGIIRSKGFLWLANSPKSLEYWSQAGSSCRVEQYGESDDLYQEVVFIGQNLEKNKIMEKLNSCLLSQEEMLIPEELWPVVYESDEIN
- a CDS encoding adenine phosphoribosyltransferase; the encoded protein is MNIQNELLSIIQDVPNFPKEGVIFKDINPLLRDPVAMKKVIAEMVGFARELQVQNIVGIESRGFFFGLPLALQMNLPFIAARKKGKLPGIVVNESYNLEYGSDSIEIQKSALNIGERYLIVDDVIATGGTAKACSNIIEKSGAQVVGFSFLIELAFLRGRDLLQNSAYKFPIQSLINIT